A section of the Pochonia chlamydosporia 170 chromosome 2, whole genome shotgun sequence genome encodes:
- a CDS encoding WD repeat-containing protein (similar to Verticillium alfalfae VaMs.102 XP_003001048.1) has translation MDRPEPGLVKWSPNSSVDSFVHINLQHRVVQLYEPTGHANKNQFDFSKLSRHDDFPPLTTYDWSPADTSLLAVGTSSGIINLLKIDDNSNAYAEIGLKMARTCQAVAFNTGGLLAVGLDRVRMDQSLHVWDVSRLSTQEAPKIGFPNAASTFVDSYTRLEPSVSVSSIKFFEDSPLTLVAGIKGQGVRICDLRDPGGNITFQTKCNNNLAIDYVDQNFFASSALDHPGVMIWDRRATSRPVASHSYMQAVEEDELPWGGTLRLDKVIETDSDPFLTEGKHSLVRSLRYCRDRRGLLAALSPTGQLKVLETTKEIVSAGMAPHEGPELLQVQRSHEMDVSYRDNSRRNDRIVSFDWVTLDSTALRPRLLVLRANGAFDILEQPSRTSDHVYKLVPWQAPHRGLEENSPYLDLMQFEPTQTSEILGPLITEQALSDVPIFGPEKSGIVGRISSALKDSASVSATVEHVDEISRPLPESFFNATSITQKLKSIRAYVRDEQADQQAEDEQHAQENGPKHLDNRPNEISLASNSLVSCREIHEALLGTLATVKGLPREAQCVVDHSMLLRAKEKYLFDAATNRTVLSDDSWRRFLWDWVADAEMAADDGGMLLGNMDLSYLGVHSIWTNDLGKNSITRLAPGAAIPDPSHWERVIGQFCKKRRLPKFDGAPTKKPFHRQLCLEICSWGDPQRHDPNGVDREADPEYPTAIHTMVASRALFRGDTEQAISILKKASAVHPELLFVSLSLQLLGRGGKHLPKEHLELDDAVASKTDPYLRAISSLIATGDWSSIANQRSLPLTDRAVVAVRNFDDNQLTKWLEENVSLAIEDGDIEGIALTGITDKLVDIFARYVQKFHDVQTATLVLSIAYPRYIDDIRCRAWRNAYRAHLQRHRLFFQRTKFEVESTKRSKRDGVPTLKPPSRQIALRCVYCDAETSLANQGVAPPTSNPTLETRNPLLATSISSGISCPNCGRHLPRCVVCLEVVGVPRSDKPEEKESTRMAGRFPTFCLRCDHVLHLDHARQWFARHVECPVPECRCMCNFRANPELSYH, from the exons ATGGATCGGCCGGAGCCTGGACTGGTGAAGTGGTCACCAAACTCATCTGTCGACAGCTTTGTTCATATTAATTTACAGCACCGCGTTGTACAACTGTATGAACCCACTGGTCATGCTAATAAAAATCAATTTGATTTTTCAAAGCTCAGCCGGCACGATGATTTCCCTCCTCTCACGACCTATGATTGGTCTCCGGCAGACACCAGCCTGCTAGCTGTCGGCACGAGCTCTGGAATCATCAATCTTTTGAAAATTGACGACAATTCTAACGCATATGCCGAAATTGGGTTAAAGATGGCACGAACTTGCCAGGCAGTTGCGTTCAATACCGGTGGCCTCCTTGCTGTTGGTCTTGATCGTGTACGAATGGATCAGAGCCTCCACGTCTGGGATGTCAGTCGCCTCTCTACCCAGGAGGCGCCCAAGATAGGGTTTCCGAATGCTGCATCCACCTTCGTTGACTCTTACACGAGGCTTGAGCCAAGCGTTTCCGTTTCGAGTATCAAGTTTTTCGAAGATAGCCCACTCACCCTCGTCGCGGGCATCAAGGGTCAAGGCGTAAGAATATGCGATCTTCGAG ACCCGGGCGGAAACATCACGTTTCAAACAAAATGCAACAACAACCTGGCTATTGACTACGTTGACCAGAATTTCTTCGCATCATCTGCTTTGGATCATCCTGGCGTCATGATTTGGGATCGAAGAGCCACATCCCGACCAGTGGCCTCTCATTCATATATGCAAGCtgttgaagaggacgaaCTGCCATGGGGAGGAACTCTTCGGCTTGACAAGGTGATAGAGACTGACTCTGATCCCTTTTTGACCGAAGGCAAACACTCTCTTGTTCGGTCGCTTCGATATTGTCGCGACCGACGTGGATTACTGGCAGCACTTTCGCCAACAGGGCAGCTGAAAGTTCTGGAAACGACCAAGGAAATTGTGTCTGCTGGCATGGCGCCACACGAGGGCCCTGAGTTGCTGCAGGTTCAAAGGTCTCACGAGATGGATGTATCATATCGAGATAACTCTAGACGGAACGACCGAATCGTCTCATTTGACTGGGTCACCTTGGATTCCACAGCCCTACGGCCCAGACTGTTGGTTCTCCGGGCGAACGGTGCCTTTGATATCCTAGAGCAACCGTCTCGAACTTCAGACCACGTCTATAAACTCGTCCCATGGCAAGCCCCCCATAGGGGCTTGGAAG AAaattcgccatatcttgaCCTGATGCAGTTTGAACCAACGCAGACATCAGAGATTCTGGGGCCTTTGATCACTGAGCAGGCATTGTCAGACGTGCCCATCTTTGGACCAGAAAAGAGCGGCATAGTGGGACGTATTAGCAGTGCTTTGAAGGATAGTGCGTCCGTATCGGCCACTGTTGAGCATGTAGATGAAATTTCTCGCCCGTTGCCAGAATCGTTTTTCAACGCCACCTCTATCACGCAAAAATTGAAAAGCATCAGGGCATATGTCCGTGACGAACAGGCTGATCAACAAGCGGAAGACGAGCAACATGCTCAAGAAAATGGCCCCAAACATCTAGACAACAGGCCTAATGAAATAtccttggcttcaaacagcTTGGTATCCTGTCGAGAGATACATGAAGCCCTGCTCGGCACCCTGGCGACGGTGAAAGGTCTACCGAGGGAGGCGCAATGTGTGGTTGACCATTCAATGCTCCTCCGAGCAAAGGAGAAGTATCTCTTTGACGCGGCTACCAATCGGACCGTATTATCTGACGATTCCTGGCGAAGGTTTCTCTGGGACTGGGTAGCAG ATGCCGAAATGGCCGCTGATGACGGAGGCATGCTCCTCGGGAACATGGATCTCAGCTACCTTGGTGTTCATTCTATATGGACAAACGATCTCG GCAAAAACTCTATCACCCGTCTCGCACCTGGCGCCGCCATCCCCGATCCCTCCCACTGGGAACGCGTCATCGGTCAGTTCTGCAAGAAACGCCGTCTCCCCAAATTCGACGGCGCTCCCACCAAGAAACCCTTCCATCGTCAACTCTGCCTCGAAATCTGCAGCTGGGGCGACCCCCAGCGCCACGACCCCAACGGCGTTGATCGCGAAGCTGACCCTGAATATCCCACCGCCATCCACACCATGGTCGCTTCACGCGCTCTCTTCCGCGGTGACACCGAACaagccatctccatcctcaaaAAAGCCAGCGCCGTCCACCCCGAACTTCTCTTCGTCTCCCTGTCCCTCCAGCTCCTGGGCCGAGGCGGCAAGCACCTCCCCAAAGAACACCTCGAGCTCGACGACGCCGTGGCATCCAAAACAGACCCCTACCTCCGcgccatctcctccctcATCGCAACAGGAGACTGGAGTTCCATTGCGAACCAGCGCTCCCTCCCGCTTACAGATCGTGCTGTCGTCGCCGTACGAAACTTTGACGACAACCAGCTCACCAAATGGCTCGAGGAGAACGTCTCCCTCGCCATAGAGGACGGCGACATAGAGGGCATTGCACTCACAGGTATTACGGACAAGCTAGTTGATATATTCGCTCGCTATGTCCAGAAATTCCATGACGTCCAAACAGCGACGCTGGTTCTGTCCATCGCATACCCCCGCTACATAGACGACATCCGGTGCCGAGCCTGGCGCAACGCCTACAGAGCCCACCTCCAACGACACAGACTCTTCTTCCAGCGTACAAAGTTTGAAGTCGAGTCTACCAAACGTTCCAAGCGCGATGGCGTGCCGACCCTCAAGCCCCCGTCACGCCAAATCGCCCTCCGGTGCGTCTACTGCGATGCCGAGACGTCCCTTGCGAATCAGGGCGTCGCACCACCGACATCCAACCCGACATTGGAGACCCGAAACCCCTTGTTGGCAACGAGTATCAGTTCTGGAATTAGCTGTCCTAACTGTGGAAGGCATCTGCCCCGATGTGTGGTCTGCTTGGAAGTTGTAGGCGTCCCGCGGTCGGATAAGCCCGAAGAGAAGGAGTCTACACGCATGGCAGGACGGTTTCCTACGTTTTGTCTACGTTGCGACCATGTTCTTCACTTGGATCATGCGAGGCAATGGTTTGCAAGACACGTCGAGTGTCCTGTGCCCGAGTGTAGGTGCATGTGTAATTTCAGGGCTAATCCCGAACTGAGTTATCATTGA
- a CDS encoding CAMK/CAMKL/PASK protein kinase (similar to Coccidioides immitis RS XP_001244506.1) produces the protein MLQMHGGQQEQRTDDNTGEGDRGRGKLVPPLSLPKNRSTGNLALSADATVDRSRYRMSFEGTSSSAMDYDALARSSHMNDHEHGAGITGLRRIRQQHPPSRAPTMPSSTASSRSPSVVALSRSTSMSAMLASTASNQHTTGPASPSFSEDLSRFPSESLHSFSFAHQSEEFIHNRQTVLKRSMDFMKDRMGWSMSSTQAGLASAHARVTGDVDTQNMLELLARAQLIGAGNLPNPDPAAVAPLTGPADVTGENIFEKQFMPQLSRSSTTASDAGLVIGGHIQTPKSPLVRFQTSDGAGVDSLPAVPELEHEILTPAQDSPNRDDELADPKAKPTSRPTSLKRTMTDTLGISMQDKLMDTMAQPFLAGQPMYEEPLTSPTASHAPAPAMSFPSAISPTPHGHTNRWVPAAQAIFTTEAKPPWTIIAANDLACLVFGVTKAEVRKMGILEVVQEERRAWLEQKLLSGDEESADDAKEGTVHESPAASAASTLLGVRSGGITAQLLSKPNSRSQPSKYGTRRAQTVHSGDPNPPAARGSGQHRSNLSRGVLLCGDVVPIQKRNGATGSASLWVKEKRVGLIWVLEEIHEDVAYVTIDEEGSVKSISGASDTIWGSKAAGSDFDVAKLIPRIPRQGIDPTIGEIDFAQIARRKFFTCPNTHQVNIPCTVEQTRGKLELRVSTFPHMAGIIVVDPVNLKIRSSNSVFCGALFGHEKPDGLPIESLIPDFDKIVEILTQEDGLQMLDGMVVPEGRFRRASAFLALKEHRPDAAARFLQPDGLPARHRDGSDLKIDVQMRVVESEKHTNIAEETVHEGRDEDDANSGDDSFSVPHKEMVFALWITYSRHLHSHARLNVDSPVSSGTTTPLHQPSPGQTPPVHTPIEIASDDDAPPKKEARVAATLSRQLRDVALSAAAKLTRQQKPTQAGAGEKTTPARAVEPARKTTINDYTILEDMGQGAYGQVKLARHKSSGKKVVLKYVTKRRILVDTWTRDRKLGTVPLEIHVLDYLRKPEFRHPNIVEMEGFFEDDVNYYIEMAPHGLPGMDLFDYIELRANMEEAECRSIFVQVAKAIHFLHTKALVVHRDIKDENVILDGEGNIKLIDFGSAAYIKSGPFDVFVGTIDYAAPEVLAGKPYGGKEQDVWALGILLYTIIYKENPFYSIDEIMDRDLRVPFTMSDESIDLVRRMLNRDVKERYDITQVINHPWCKAVD, from the exons ATGCTGCAGATGCATGGCgggcaacaagaacaac GCACCGATGACAACACCGGGGAGGGTGATCGAGGACGTGGCAAGCTAGTCCCGCCGCTGTCATTGCCAAAGAATCGCAGCACGGGTAATCTTGCCCTCTCCGCCGACGCGACAGTTGATCGAAGTCGATACCGCATGTCTTTTGAGGGGACTTCGAGCTCTGCCATGGACTATGATGCCCTAGCAAG GTCCTCGCATATGAACGACCATGAACATGGCGCAGGAATCACTGGGTTGCGGCGCATTCGCCAGCAACACCCTCCCTCTCGAGCTCCGACGATGCCCAGCTCTACCGCCTCATCACGAAGTCCGTCCGTTGTTGCACTCTCGCGTTCGACCTCCATGAGCGCCATGCTGGCGAGCACCGCCAGTAACCAACATACCACTGGTCCGGCATCACCGAGCTTCTCTGAAGACTTGTCACGATTTCCCTCCGAATCACTGCACTCCTTCTCGTTTGCCCATCAGTCAGAAGAGTTTATACATAATCGGCAGACGGTACTGAAACGCTCCATGGATTTCATGAAAGATCGAATGGGTTGGTCGATGAGCTCGACGCAAGCAGGACTCGCCAGCGCTCACGCTCGTGTTACAGGCGATGTCGATACACAAAATATGCTGGAACTTCTTGCACGAGCCCAGCTCATTGGGGCTGGAAATTTGCCAAACCCGGATCCTGCGGCCGTGGCACCACTCACTGGCCCTGCCGATGTGACTGGTGAAAACATCTTCGAGAAACAGTTCATGCCACAGCTTTCTCGGTCTAGTACCACGGCATCAGACGCTGGATTGGTAATCGGTGGTCATATTCAAACTCCAAAATCCCCTCTTGTTCGGTTCCAGACATCTGATGGCGCCGGCGTGGATAGTCTCCCCGCCGTCCCAGAGCTGGAGCACGAGATCTTGACCCCGGCTCAGGATTCACCGAACAGAGACGACGAACTGGCCGACCCGAAGGCAAAGCCAACTTCCAGGCCAACGAGTTTGAAACGGACCATGACTGATACCCTAGGAATTTCCATGCAAGATAAACTTATGGACACAATGGCCCAGCCATTTTTGGCCGGGCAGCCAATGTACGAAGAGCCACTGACGTCGCCAACGGCATCACACGCTCCAGCGCCTGCAATGTCCTTTCCAAGTGCAATTAGTCCCACCCCTCACGGCCATACCAACAGATGGGTACCTGCAGCTCAAGCCATCTTTACCACTGAAGCGAAGCCGCCATGGACCATCATTGCAGCCAACGATTTGGCGTGCCTCGTGTTTGGTGTAACAAAGGCCGAAGTTCGCAAAATGGGCATCCTGGAGGTAGTCCAGGAGGAACGGCGGGCTTGGTTGGAGCAAAAACTCCTGAGTGGCGACGAAGAATCCGCAGATGATGCTAAAGAAGGAACGGTACACGAGAGCCCAGCCGCCTCTGCGGCATCAACACTGCTTGGTGTTCGCTCGGGTGGGATCACGGCCCAGCTTCTCAGCAAGCCTAATTCACGCTCTCAGCCTTCCAAGTACGGAACCCGACGGGCGCAGACTGTTCATAGTGGCGACCCAAACCCGCCGGCAGCTAGGGGCAGCGGACAGCATCGCAGCAATCTTTCAAGAGGCGTTCTTTTATGTGGCGATGTTGTTCCTATACAAAAGCGGAACGGCGCAACGGGTTCTGCGAGTTTGTGGGTCAAGGAAAAGCGAGTTGGCTTGATCTGGGTTCTGGAAGAGATCCATGAAGATGTTGCATACGTGACGATCGATGAGGAAGGCTCCGTAAAAAGCATTTCTGGAGCATCAGACACCATCTGGGGATCCAAGGCAGCCGGATCTGATTTTGATGTGGCAAAACTAATACCCCGAATCCCCCGTCAAGGCATTGATCCCACGATTGGTGAGATTGACTTTGCCCAAATTGCGAGGAGGAAGTTCTTCACTTGCCCCAACACTCATCAAGTCAATATCCCCTGCACCGTAGAGCAAACACGTGGCAAACTCGAGCTGCGCGTGTCGACCTTCCCTCACATGGCCGGCATTATTGTCGTTGACCCCGTTAACCTCAAGATCCGGAGCTCCAATTCAGTCTTTTGTGGGGCGTTATTTGGCCACGAAAAGCCCGACGGACTGCCTATTGAGTCTTTGATTCCCGACTTCGATAAGATTGTCGAGATATTAACGCAGGAGGACGGTCTGCAAATGCTGGATGGCATGGTCGTTCCCGAAGGAAGATTCAGAAGGGCTTCGGCTTTCCTAGCCCTCAAGGAGCACCGTcctgatgctgctgcacgATTCCTCCAGCCGGATGGCCTGCCAGCCAGACACCGTGATGGGTCCGACTTGAAAATTGATGTTCAGATGCGTGTCGTAGAGAGTGAAAAGCACACAAACATCGCTGAAGAGACAGTACACGAAGGaagagatgaagatgacgcaAACAGTGGCGATGACTCCTTCTCAGTCCCTCACAAGGAAATGGTATTCGCCTTATGGATCACATACTCACGGCATCTGCATTCACATGCTCGCTTGAATGTTGATTCACCTGTGTCATCAGGCACTACCACACCGCTCCACCAACCTTCTCCGGGGCAAACTCCTCCCGTGCATACTCCCATAGAGATTGCCTCAGATGACGACGCTccgccaaagaaggaagcGCGAGTGGCGGCCACGTTGTCGAGACAGCTTAGGGATGTAGCTTTGAGCGCCGCAGCGAAACTTACAAGGCAACAGAAACCAACACAAGCGGGTGCCGGCGAAAAGACGACGCCAGCTAGAGCCGTCGAGCCGGCTCgcaaaaccaccatcaatGACTACACTATTCTCGAAGACATGGGCCAGGGCGCATacggtcaagtcaagttggcGCGGCACAAGTCTTCGGGCAAGAAGGTTGTGTTGAAGTATGTCACAAAACGACGCATTCTGGTTGATACGTGGACAAGAGACCGAAAGCTAGGAACAGTACCTCTGGAGATACATGTACTAGATTACCTTCGAAAACCCGAATTCAGGCACCCCAACATTGTCGAAATGGAAGGATTTTTCGAAGATGATGTCAATTACTATATTGAGATGGCTCCTCACGGACTGCCTGGGATGGATTTATTCGATTACATCGAACTTCGGGCTAATATGGAAGAGGCGGAATGTCGAAGTATTTTTGTTCAAGTGGCCAAAGCCATACACTTCCTACACACAAAGGCACTTGTCGTGCATCGTGATATTAAAGATGAAAATGTCATTCTGGACGGAGAGGGTAACATCAAGCTTATCGACTTTGGGAGTGCGGCATACATCAAGAGCGGCCCTTTTGATGTCTTTGTAGGCACTATTG ATTATGCGGCCCCGGAAGTTTTAGCAGGCAAGCCATATGGCGGCAAAGAACAAGACGTTTGGGCTTTGGGCATTCTCCTATACACAATCATTTACAAAGAAAACCCGTTTTACAGCATCGACGAGATCATGGATAGAGACTTGAGAGTTCCCTTCACTATGAGCGACGAGAGTATCGATCTTGTCCGCCGCATGCTCAACCGCGATGTTAAAGAGCGATACGACATTACCCAAGTGATAAACCATCCGTGGTGCAAAGCAGTTGATTGA